The following coding sequences are from one Xiphophorus couchianus chromosome 22, X_couchianus-1.0, whole genome shotgun sequence window:
- the arfgef3 gene encoding brefeldin A-inhibited guanine nucleotide-exchange protein 3 isoform X2 — translation MEEILRKLQKDASGHKHKAVRDACVCACETLEAQKGSFKISPSQLRERCLLPLQMALESKNTKLGQMALAGMQKFLCDDRFVGGVSSEVEVLEKQLLSQMLEAIRVTPSLHEDLQVEVMKVLLCITYSPNFDINGDSILRIAQVCIETYMSSCHQRSINTAVRATLSQILGDLTLQLRHRQEGAEGDEATALPLQRKDVSPTSQALCEDVVMVLTVFCEKLESVDSDNQLLQLLYLECILSMLSSCPPTMHLSRGFTDLVWKQLCPSLVAIMGNPVNDKTITSHHGYMGALERDRLSERIAQGICQEVDSSSGGVSDQGRGSGCSSSAPARIAPVVRTVCYIAAELVRLVSCVESMKPVLQSLYHRILLYPPPQHRTEAIRIMKEILGSPQRLYDLAGPCVAEPETRKRSFSKRKSHLDLLKLVMDGMTEACMKGGIEACFASVSCACALLAALDDLSQGRSLQPEQARFLLRRLDDLKDGSESTRESMEINEADFRWQRHILSSEQPQWDPSSASSNMAAAGATERSPDISISITTETGQTTLDLEMGDLGLGQGHTPEECGEDARVHLSCPFGGQERSQREPAGGAAPRGDRAEGGGGRGVEAEGQEDKDRGVVPPDVVQRSHALVFPDITNFLSVDSRTRSHHGPGSRYSESNFSMEEQDLSRTEFDSCDQYSMAAEKDSGRSDVSDIGSDNVSLVDEEQQTPRDCPGHRSLRTAALSLKLLRNQEADQQSARLFVQSLAALLPRLLGLASAQEVDLSLQNFSSTFCSGLQAGGIHSPGFELGDSVSCQALMNADGLYLVSYYALLLNLKLCCCDYYRRRELPPALSLKEFVRLIQSSGVLVVLCQAWIEELHHQVLERNLLADAGYWSSPEDRTLPLITMLTDIDGLGSSAIGGQMIRRPSSQSALSSERPGSDTATAGAVFSRFILTGVWRNLIDVLSTPLTGRMAGSSKGLAFILGAEGLKEQSQRERDTICLSLDGLRKAAALSCALGVAANCASALAQMAAASCVQEEKEEKVVAEMGDAITQVKQRVEQRLEQMGRPQGVRLHTAHVLCMDAILNVGLEMGSHNHDCWPHVFRVTEYISSLEHTHFSDGSLQPSSLTTITQQSQQAAGAAGVDLGLELSCDPSPEAAELSLSQPVIQPLSIQELLKESSRGGRGLDLRSGSLMMGTGAAKAVCTLSTQADRLFEEAATKLNLVGLVGFLQQLRKASQSQLFNSATETGDYSLAMPGVAKSTSERRSALHLYRLGEAMLRIVRNKNRPLLHMMRAWSVVAPHLVEAACHKERHVSQKAVSFIHDVLTEVLTSWAELPHFHFNEALFRPFEHIMQLELCDEDVQDQVVTSIGELVEMCSPQILSGWRPLFSALRTVHSSRAETKDYLLGEYSMGKSQAPVFDVFEAFINTDNIQVFANAATDYIMCLLKFVKGLGEVDYKEIGDCVHVSGFSSTDLCVPALDYLHKCSQLLAKIYKMPSKPVFLGARLASLPLRSQERSVSSEDGVDCVLQEFDDDTGLIQVWILLLEQLTAAVSNCPRQHQPPTLELLFTLLREVTAVPGPGFAIFAVIQLLLPVMSLWLQRSHGDHSYWDVAAANFKHAIGLSCELVVEHVNSFIHSDIGYESLINLMLKDLFKLLVACVSEPAETISRVGCSCIRYVLVTVGPVFTEEMWRLACCALQDAFSATLEPVKNLLACFHSGSDSFSGDACEVKVAAPSHSPSAEAEYWRIKAMAQQVFMLDTQCSPKTPNNKDGFEHAQSCVLIIELPADQQSNGHAQKRIPFRTIVVSLLSHQVLLQNLYDILLEEFVKQPEDNERVTPVTSDPSRPTAGFLRYISMTNLAIILDLLLDSYRTARDFDTRPGLKYLLMKVSGVCGAANLYRQSAMSFNLYFQALLCATLSQAESMTAQQVKRILHEEEEGNSDSSHPGSASSEDEDIFEETAQVSPPRGREKRHQWQAPAPSLSVQPLGGADWAWLVKRLYKVCMDLCNSYIQMHRDLESTLEETPLLRGGGGSGGDHVFFLPLFHSETSTPTSAGGFSARGTPSEEGGVRGQGVDLSAASPGETPTPSPRFSFTGSLPHHFQTGAEKRDCGITGSSVGGVPSSATPGRRKEWWENAGNKLYTIATDKTINKLMMEYKRRKQQQPVQQQQPVQQSHINLFMKEQGRVAPGGAVGGDRRGPVELQRPQQLVDQQGPPLRHSVSAGPEVLRQEKRPRSGSTISSHSVSLRDSEAQIQAWTNMVLTLLNQVLLLSDSTFLALQPALYPCLSQLSCHVTDSRVRQALREWLGRVGRLYDIIM, via the exons GTGTGTATTGAGACCTACATGTCCAGTTGTCACCAGCGCAGCATCAACACAGCAGTGAGGGCCACCCTGAGCCAGATACTGGGGGACCTGACGTTGCAGCTGCGCCACAGACAGGAG GGAGCTGAAGGAGATGAGGCGACCGCGCTGCCTCTGCAGAGAAAAG atGTTTCCCCCACCAGCCAGGCTCTGTGTGAGGACGTGGTGATGGTTCTGACCGTGTTCTGTGAGAAACTGGAGTCGGTGGACAG TGAcaatcagctgctgcagctgctctaCCTGGAGTGCATCCTGTCTATGCTCAGCAGCTGTCCTCCCACAATGCACCTGTCCAGAGGTTTCACCGACCTGGTGTG GAAGCAGCTTTGTCCGTCTCTGGTGGCGATTATGGGAAATCCAGTCAATGATAAAACCATCACTTCTCACCACGGCTACATGGGGGCGCTAGAGAGAGACCGGCTTTCAGAGAGAATCGCTCAAG GAATCTGTCAGGAAGTGGACTCTTCCAGTGGAGGAGTGTCCGATCAAGGCCGGGGGTCCGGCTGCTCCTCCAGCGCCCCCGCCAGGATTGCGCCGGTGGTGCGGACGGTGTGCTACATCGCAGCAGAGCTGGTGCGCCTGGTGAGCTGCGTGGAGTCGATGAAGCCGGTGCTGCAGTCGCTGTACCACCGGATCCTGCTCTACCCGCCGCCCCAGCACCGAACCGAGGCCATCCGCATCATGAAGGAG ATTCTTGGCAGCCCGCAGCGCCTCTACGACCTGGCTGGGCCGTGTGTAGCCGAACCTGAAACCAGGAAACGCTCCTTCTCAAAGAGGAAGTCCCACCTGGATCTGCTCAAACT AGTGATGGATGGGATGACTGAGGCCTGTATGAAGGGCGGCATCGAGGCGTGCTTCGCCTCCGTTTCCTGCGCCTGCGCTCTTCTGGCTGCGTTGGATGACCTGTCGCAGGGTCGCAGCCTCCAGCCTGAACAG GCTCGGTTTCTCCTCAGACGCCTGGACGACCTGAAGGACGGATCGGAGTCCACCCGGGAGTCCATGGAGATCAACGAGGCCGACTTCAGGTGGCAGAGACACATCCTGTCCTCAGAGCAGCCTCAGTGGGACCCCAGCTCCGCTTCctccaacatggccgccgcaGGCGCCACCGAGCGTAGCCCTGACATCAGCATCAGCATCACCACGGAAACGGGACAAACCACCCTGGACTTGGAGATGGGGGACTTGGGTCTGGGTCAGGGACACACGCCTGAGGAGTGTGGCGAGGACGCACGCGTCCATCTGAGCTGTCCCTTTGGAGGCCAGGAGAGAAGCCAACGGGAGCCGGCAGGAGGCGCGGCTCCGAGAGGAGACAGGGCGGAGGGAGGAGGAGGCCGCGGCGTGGAGGCCGAGGGACAGGAGGACAAGGACAGAGGAGTCGTTCCTCCTGACGTGGTGCAGAGGAGCCACGCTCTCGTCTTCCCTGACATCACCAACTTCCTGTCAGTGGACTCCAGGACGCGGTCGCACCATGGGCCAGGGTCCAGGTACAGCGAGAGCAACTTCAG CATGGAAGAGCAGGACTTGTCTCGGACAGAGTTTGACTCGTGCGATCAGTACTCCATGGCTGCAGAGAAAGACTCGGGGCGCTCCGACGTGTCCGACATCGGGTCTGACAACGTGTCTCTGGTGGACGAGGAGCAGCAGACGCCTCGGGACTGCCCGGGCCACCGCTCCCTGCGCACCGCCGCCCTGTCCCTCAAGCTGCTGCGCAACCAGGAGGCGGACCAGCAGAGCGCCAGGCTGTTCGTCCAGTCGCTGGCGGCGCTGCTGCCCCGCCTCCTGGGACTGGCCTCTGCCCAGGAGGTGGACCTGTCGCTGCAGAACTTCTCCTCCACCTTTTGCTCTGGGCTGCAGGCTG GTGGGATTCACTCTCCAGGCTTTGAATTGGGCGACTCTGTGAGCTGCCAGGCTCTGATGAACGCAGACGGTCTCTACCTGGTGTCGTACTACGCTCTGCTGCTCAACCTCAAGCTCTGCTGCTGCGACTACTACAGGCGGAGAGAGCTTCCCCCCGCCCTCAGCCTG AAGGAGTTTGTTCGGCTGATCCAGAGCAGCGGAGTCCTCGTGGTTCTGTGCCAGGCCTGGATCGAGGAGCTTCACCACCAGGTGTTGGAGCGCAACCTGCTGGCTGACGCCGGGTACTGGAGCTCACCAGAAGACCGCACGCTGCCGCTCATCACCATGCTGACAG ACATCGACGGCCTGGGCAGCAGTGCTATTGGAGGTCAGATGATCCGGAGGCCGTCCAGCCAATCAGCGCTCAGCTCTGAGAGGCCTGGAAGTGACACAGCGACTGCAG GTGCCGTGTTCTCCCGCTTCATCCTCACCGGCGTGTGGAGGAACCTGATTGATGTGCTGTCCACGCCTCTGACGGGCCGCATGGCGGGCAGCTCCAAGGGCCTGGCCTTCATCCTGGGGGCCGAGGGGCTGAAGGAGCAGAGCCAGAGGGAAAGAGACACCATCTGTCTGAGTCTGGATGGCCTGCGGAAAGCCGCCGCGCTCAGCTGTGCGCTTG GCGTTGCTGCTAACTGTGCATCAGCTTTAGCCCAGATGGCTGCAGCCTCCTGTGtgcaggaggagaaggaggagaaggtggTGGCAGAGATGGGAGACGCCATCACACAAG TGAAGCAGCGCGTTGAGCAGCGGCTGGAGCAGATGGGCCGTCCGCAGGGAGTCCGCCTCCACACGGCTCATGTGCTGTGCATGGACGCCATCCTGAACGTGGGCTTAGAGATGGGCAGCCACAACCACGACTGCTGGCCACACGTCTTCAG GGTGACGGAGTACATCAGCTCTCTGGAGCACACCCACTTCAGCGACGGCTCCCTGCAGCCGTCCTCCCTGACCACCATCACCCAGCAGAGCCAGCAGGCGGCGGGCGCGGCCGGCGTGGACCTGGGTCTGGAGCTGAGCTGCGATCCGAGCCCCGAGGCGGCCGAGCTGAGCCTGAGCCAGCCGGTCATCCAGCCGCTGTCCATCCAGGAGCTGCTGAAGGAGAGCAGCAGAGGGGGGCGGGGCCTGGACCTGAGGAGCGGCAGCCTGATGATGGGGACCGGCGCCGCCAAGGCCGTCTGCACGCTGTCCACGCAGGCAGACAG gCTGTTTGAGGAAGCGGCTACGAAGCTGAACCTGGTCGGTCTGGTCGgcttcctgcagcagctcaggaAAGCTTCTCAGTCTCAACTCTTCAACTCGGCTACAGAGACCGGAGATTACTCTCTGGCAATGCCGG GAGTAGCCAAGTCGACGTCGGAGCGCCGCAGCGCTCTGCATCTCTACCGTCTGGGAGAGGCCATGCTGAGGATCGTCAGGAACAAGAACCGGCCGTTGCTGCACATGATGAGGGCCTGGAGCGTGGTGGCGCCCCATCTGGTGGAG GCTGCTTGTCACAAAGAGCGCCACGTTTCCCAGAAGGCCGTTTCCTTCATCCACGATGTTCTGACCGAGGTTCTGACAAGCTGGGCGGAGCTTCCACACTTCCACTTCAACGAGGCGCTGTTCAGGCCGTTTGAGCACATCATGCAGCTGGAGCTCTGTGACGAGGACGTCCAGGACCAG GTGGTGACGTCCATCGGGGAGCTGGTGGAGATGTGTTCCCCTCAGATCCTGTCCGGGTGGAGGCCTCTGTTCAGCGCCCTGAGGACCGTCCACAGCAGCAGGGCGGAGACCAAAGACTACCTGCTGGGAGAATACTCCATGG GGAAATCCCAGGCTCCCGTGTTTGACGTCTTCGAAGCTTTCATCAACACAGACAACATCCAGGTGTTCGCCAACGCCGCCACAGACTACATCATGTGTCTGCTGAAGTTTGTCAAAGGCCTGG gagAGGTGGACTATAAGGAGATTGGAGACTGTGTTCATGTGTCCGGGTTCAGCTCCACTGACCTCTGCGTTCCGGCTCTCGACTACCTGCACAAATGTTCCCAG CTGCTGGCTAAGATCTACAAGATGCCGTCCAAGCCGGTGTTCCTGGGCGCCCGGCTGGCCAGTCTGCCCCTGCGGTCACAGGAGCGCTCCGTCAGCAGCGAGGACGGAGTCGACTGCGTCCTGCAAGAGTTCGACGACGACACAG GTTTAATCCAGGTGTGGATCTTACTGCTGGAGCAGCTGACCGCCGCCGTGTCCAACTGCCCCCGGCAGCACCAGCCCCCCACCCTGGAGCTGCTGTTCACGCTGCTCAGAGAGGTCACAGCTGTTCCAG GTCCGGGCTTCGCCATCTTCGCTGTCAtccagctgctgcttcctgtAATGTCGCTGTGGCTGCAGCGTAGCCATGGCGACCACTCATACTGGGACGTGGCAGCAGCGAATTTCAAGCATGCCATCGGCCTGTCGTGTGAGCTGGTGGTGGAACACGTCAACAGCTTCATCCACTCAG acATCGGCTACGAGTCTCTGATCAACCTGATGCTGAAGGATCTGTTCAAGCTGCTGGTGGCCTGCGTGTCTGAACCTGCAGAGACCATCTCCAGAGTGGGCTGCTCCTGCATCAG GTACGTGTTGGTGACTGTGGGTCCGGTGTTCACAGAGGAGATGTGGAGGTTGGCCTGCTGCGCTCTGCAGGATGCATTTTCTGCAACATTAGAGCCTGTgaag AACCTTCTGGCGTGTTTTCATAGCGGCTCTGACAGTTTCTCTGGAGACGCCTGTGAGGTGAAGGTGGCGGCTCCGTCTCACTCTCCATCAGCTGAGGCCGAGTACTGGAGGATCAAAGCTATGGCTCAGCAG GTCTTCATGTTGGACACTCAGTGCTCTCCAAAGACGCCCAACAACAAGGATGGCTTTGAGCATGCTCAGTCCTGTGTGCTCATCATCGAGctgccagctgaccagcagtccAACGGGCATGCTCAGAAGAG gATCCCGTTCCGGACCATCGTGGTGAGCCTGCTTTCCCATCAGGTCCTGCTCCAGAACCTCTACGACATCCTGCTGGAGGAGTTTGTCAAGCAGCCTGAAGACAACGAGCGGGTGACccctgtgacctctgaccccagcaGACCCACCGCCGGCTTCCTGCGCTACATCTCCATGACAAATTTAGCCATCATCCTGGACCTGCTGCTGGACTCTTACAG GACGGCTCGGGACTTTGATACCCGGCCGGGTCTGAAGTACCTGCTGATGAAGGTGTCGGGTGTTTGTGGAGCAGCAAACCTTTACCGTCAGTCGGCGATGAGCTTCAACCTGTACTTCCAGGCGCTGCTGTGCGCCACGCTGAGCCAGGCTGAGAGCATGACCGCCCAGCAG GTGAAGAGGATTCTgcatgaggaagaggaaggcaACTCTGACTCCTCCCACCCTGGCTCCGCCTCCTCAGAGGATGAAGATATCTTTGAAGAAACAGCACAG GTGAGCCCCCCTCGCGGCCGTGAGAAGCGCCATCAGTGGCAGGCTCCTGCCCCGTCGCTCAGCGTCCAGCCTCTAGGGGGCGCCGACTGGGCCTGGCTGGTCAAGCGTCTCTACAAAGTGTGCATGGATCTGTGCAACAGCTACATCCAGATGCACCGGGACCTGGAGAGCACGCTGGAGGAGACGCCGCTGCTGAGAGGAGGCGGGGGGTCAGGAGGAGATCACGTTTTCTTCCTGCCTCTCTTCCATTCAGAGACTTCCACTCCGACGTCAGCCGGCGGCTTTTCCGCCAGGGGGACGCCCTCAGAGGAgggaggggtcagaggtcagggagTAGATCTGAGTGCAGCTTCACCTGGAGAAACACCAACACCCAGCCCCAGATTCAG CTTCACAGGCAGTCTGCCGCACCACTTCCAGACCGGAGCAGAAAAGAGAGACTGCGGCATCACAGGGAGCTCGGTAGGAGGAGTTCCCAGCAGCGCCACGCCCGGAAGGAGGAAGGAATGGTGGGAAAACGCCGGTAACAAACTGTACACCATCGCTACGGACAAAACCATCAACAAGCTGATGATGGAGTACAAAcgcaggaagcagcagcagccggtgcagcagcagcagccggtGCAGCAGAGCCACATCAACCTGTTCATGAAGGAGCAGGGCCGGGTGGCGCCGGGAGGAGCGGTGGGAGGAGACAGGAGGGGCCCCGTGGAGCTGCAGAGGCCCCAGCAGCTGGTGGACCAGCAGGGGCCCCCGCTCAGGCACTCGGTCAGCGCGGGGCCCGAAGTGCTGAGGCAGGAGAAGAGGCCTCGGTCAGGATCCACCATCAGCTCACACAGCGTCTCCCTGAGGGACTCCGAGGCCCAGATACAG GCGTGGACCAACATGGTTCTGACTCTCCTGAACCAGGTCCTCCTCCTGTCGGACTCCACCTTCCTGGCGCTCCAGCCGGCGCTCTACCCGTGCCTCAGCCAGCTCTCCTGCCACGTCACCGACTCGCGGGTCCGGCAGGCGCTGCGCGAGTGGCTCGGTCGGGTCGGCAGACTGTATGACATCATCATGTGA